In Thermocrinis sp., the DNA window CAAGCATTCTGTCCTCGTAAAGTGCGCAGGAAACGTATAAAATCCTCCTGTTGTATAAAATGGCGTAGGTTTCTGTGTGGTGGTGTTTGTGTTTCATAACAGCCTTTATGCTCAAGCCTTTGTATTCGTATTCTTTCCCTTCTTCTAAAATAAATTCCCTTGCAGTCCTCTCCCTTCTGACAAAGGGAAGGACTACTCTGTTTTCTCCTTCAAGGGCAGAAAGCGGAGCAAAGAGGACTAAATCCCTTTTCTTTCCTCCATCGGTGGCAGCTTCAATAACTGAATTGATATCCGAAGAGTGGTCCAAGTGTATGTGGGATAAAACTACGCAGTTTAAATTCCTTGGGTCAAATCCCATATCGTGAAGATAGACAAAGGCTCCAGGGCCAGGGTCTGTG includes these proteins:
- a CDS encoding MBL fold metallo-hydrolase, producing the protein MSDKLIFVGTAGGRASVFRRIRRSGGFLLRLSDLWIHTDPGPGAFVYLHDMGFDPRNLNCVVLSHIHLDHSSDINSVIEAATDGGKKRDLVLFAPLSALEGENRVVLPFVRRERTAREFILEEGKEYEYKGLSIKAVMKHKHHHTETYAILYNRRILYVSCALYEDRMLEVYPKGLDLIIINTTLYEKKKYIEHLTVQDAKKILSHLKPKLAILTHFGYEVLSSHSLEDIAVEVRRETGVETICAYDGMEVEL